Sequence from the Mycosarcoma maydis chromosome 4, whole genome shotgun sequence genome:
ATCTTGTATGCTAGACTGTGACTCGGGCTGACTCGACTGCCAGCTGCCACGGGTAGCTTGGCTGGACTCGGCCCGGTTGATGGAGTCGGATACGGCATCCTCTCCAATAGTGCTCAGCGACGAGTCTCTCATGAGGCCAATCGGATCGAGGctttctctctcctcttccgactCTGTTTTGTTGCTTCGGCGTGCTCTGGCCTGTCGAGTGTGCCTACTGACACCATCTTGCTTTCTCTTTTGGTTTCGACGTTGTACCATCTTCCTCAACGCAAAAGCTAATACGATCTTATTCATGAATGGCGGTGGACGGTGGCATGAAGGAGGAAAGTACAgcgaatcatgaatcttGGCACCAGCGGCCAAGGGAAGCGCAGAAAAAGGATAAGGCTTCTCACGAAACGGCTCAGCTATCAACGGCATGGTCGAAATCGACGTGCTGAAAGTCCTTCTCAATTGCTTTGAACggcagacgatgcagcagtAAAGGTGAGTCAGACGGTGAGTCAGACATTTGGGCACTACAAGACTGTCTAGGCGGGGTTGCTGAATCATCGCAACTGGGGAAGAGGAATAGGCCCAAGCGCTCCAGGAGATCGAAAGTTTTCAAGAGATCCGCTCGCCATTCATCCGTCGCCTGGCTGAAAAAAGGTGCTTGCCAATTTGTGAATGGTGCGACGAATTCTTGTTTTGTCGACCACACCCACTCGCCTGCGCTAGCTGTGTGACTTGTCGCACTTGTCATTGCCACCCGAGACCACTCCAAAGCAGGATCCGAGCCCGCAGAATTGGCGCACTGGCAAATATGTCTACAGGCtgactcatgactgcaTTCGGGGTTTGttgagattcacgatttggtcATGAAATTTTATTagagactcgtgacttttgtCAAGCATCAAGTCGCGAGTTACTTGCGTCACTGCGtcacgatcgtgaatcacgaatttcaaTCGTGCATCATGACTGGCCACAAAATCCCCTTCGTCAACTGCCTAGTTGGGTAAGCATCATCCTATTTATGATTCCTTGTCGCCAGCTTTCCCGCACATCATTGTAACCTGCTAACCCGTCCCATTCATCTCgctggtctcgctcgctcgttggTCTCTTTCACTCGTCGATGTCACTCATCGATGTCACTCGTTGGTCTCACTCACTCTTTGAGCTCGCTCACTcgtttggctgctggccCTTTATTCACTCGTCCATCTCACTTGCTCACTCGCTCGTTGGCTTAGATTAATTTATTATATTGCATTGACAACAACAGTGGTGTTTTGAGCTGCATGCTGGAACCGGTTGATTGATGGAGGGTGGTTGCTCATCGTGCGTCGGAAGCTACCCCAGCAACCGCCCAGGGTGGCTCCTCCTGAAGAGCCACCCGAGGAAGCTACCCCGATCTAGGCTCCTCCTCAGGTGGCTTTCAATAAGCAAACACCATGGGTGGTTGCCGGAGTGGTTCCGAGGACGAATTTTTCCTTTTTTCAGGATGTGAATGTATTTTGGACAACGGAATAACTACAAGCacttgctgttgttgccaCTGGCATCGCGCTTGGTCTTCAAAACCTACTTGGCAGTGACACCCTTGCGATGCTCGGGTAGATCCACGATGCTCCATGTGCAGGTatcgtcgagcgagtcgagttTTTCCGTGTGAAGCGCCTCCTCCTACTTTGTCCAATCGGCAGGCGCTTAGGTATCCGCGTTGCATCCGCCGGTCGGGGCGAAAAGCTGCAAGTCGAGCTTATCGAGGTTATCGAACTTCCAGCGGTGGGTGAGGTCCGTCGGCTTGAATCTGACCAGGTCAACGCTGATAACAGCATCGGAGAGCCTTCCAGCCTCGAACTTGACGTGCCGGGTCGTATAGGCCTTGGATGGTCGTCAGTAAGCATGAGCGTCCTTTTAAAATCCGAGCGAGCCGTGCAACAGCCTGCGAGGCCTGTAGCCAACTTTTGGATGTTCAGCAAGTTAGCTCGGCTGTCTACCACAGCGCCAAATGTGGCGTTGCCGATATCCTTGCATGTGTGACTGCCGGCAAGGGTCAATTGGATGTGCTTAACACGTCGACGTCAGTTACGACTTTGTTAGATGTTCAGGTCATGCATCCTACTCACTCCACCATtgactcatgactcgtgacttgtcGGTCGCTGCGGTCGTGAAACTTAAATGGTGATCTGCCTCTTTCCCATCAACAAAGAAAACGTAGTTAAATGTATCTATACAAGAGCAAAgtgagattcacgatttacgaaTGACAAGTAGTTCGATATGTAAGACAGATTATAAAGATGAGAGGGGACCGCAAGCTACTTGCAACTAGAGTTGCTGCTCCATGAGCTCGCGATATCTGCCGCCACGGGCGATGAGGTCTGCGTGCGTGCCGCTCTCACGGATTTTGCCATCTTCGACCACAAAGATCCAATCGCATTTTCTTAGGCTGCTCAATCTGTGCGCTATCGTTACGGTGGTCCTGTTGAGGGCGGCACGGTCGAGCGCACGTTGTACCTGGATTTCGGAATCAGCGTCGAGGGCCGACGTTGCTTCGTCGAGGAGCAGGATCTTGGGGTCGCGCAACAGCGCTCGTGCGATGCAAAGACGCTGCTTCTGACCTCCTGAAAGCTGTGAGCCTTTGAAGCCAATCTCGGTGTCGAAGCCATTCGGAAGACCACGGACAAAGTCGAGGATGTAAGCGTCCTCGCAAGCTttttcgatctgctccTGTGTGACTGAGTCGGGATCGTTGGAGCCAAGCGAGAGGTTCCAGCGGATGGTGCCTTCATACAAGATTGGATCTTGGGAGACGTAAGCCATTTGCTGACGCAGAAGGTGAATTGGAACCTGACGCACGTCGACACCTCCAAACTCAATGCTTCCCTGACAGGGGTCGTAGAAGCGCTGTAGCAGAGCCAGAATGGAGCTCTTTCCCGAGCCTGAGGTACCGCAGAAGGCAACACTCTTTCCGGCAgggatgatgatgctgagctccttgagcgctgGATGGTTGGGTCTCTGAGGGTAGCGGAGCTCGATGGAGCTGAGCGTGATGTCTCCCGACGCATAGCTGCCATCGAGCACTTTGGCTCGGGAGGacttgtcgagctcgggcAGACCGCTTTGATCGGCGACCAAAGGTTTGCGATTGATCCAGCCGGAGATGGTCTTGAACGAATTGGAGGCGCGTCCATAATCGGGCACAAATGTAAAGAGGCGACCAGCGGAGAAAGCAGCAATAACGACAGCCTCGAAAGACGCATAGAGCGCGGTGATACTAACCTCGTTCTTGCTAAGGAGAGTACCGCCCCAGTAGAAGACCAGGGCAGAGAGCAACAGGACCATAGCCTGAGAAACGGCGAAGCCGCCTGCCCCAAAGATGAGGTATCCCGTGCGCTTGGGATCGGCGCGAGCACGTTCATCAAAAATTCGCATCgtctctgcttctcgacccAGTGCAGCGACCGTCTTGATAGCGTCCACATTTTCGGAGACGTACGAGGCAGCACGGTCAGCTGGTTTCTGGGCCACAGCTTCGTACTTTTCGAGCATGGCAATGTTGAGCCAGCcagagaggaagagcacGAAGACAGGAGCGAGACAAACCACCGATGTCTTCCAAGAGAGCACGAGACCAAGAATGACAGAGCCAATGAGGTTGACGATACCAATAATAACCTGTGCCAAAACCAAACcggtggctgctgcgacgTTGGCGGGATGACTAGAGACAGCCGCACTCATGGCACCACTGGCGTGCTCCTCGGCATCGAAAAAGCCGATTTCCTGTCGGATCAGCGAGGAGAAGCCATCTTTCTTAAGTTTCCTCATGACATGCTCGGAGGCAGTTTCGAGGAAGAAGCTTCCTATCAGGACGATGACTAGATcagccaaggccaaggtgaGGAACCAGAGGGCCCAGCGGTTGGTTTCGCTCTGGAGCCTCGCGTTGTCGCCTTCGATCGAAAGCGAGTTGACTGCGTTTCCCGTCAGCCACCCGGCGACCGGGAAACTGGCACCAGTCGCAGCGGCACCAACGACACCAATGCAGAACCAGAGCTTTTGGTCGTTGACGTATCGAAGGAAAGTTTTGCGGAGGCGACGCTTCTCTTCCCTTCGTTCTATCTTGCTACGACGTCCGCTTTCTCCCTCGTCTCTTGGCAGGCTTTTTGCGTCTTCGCTGTCGGCCTTGACATAttgtgctgcagcagctggagAAGGAACGGTAAGCTGCGCATCCTTGATGCCCAAGGTCGCTTCTTGGGCAGGCTCGTGAAGGCCCAATGCGGTGCCTGTGCGCCCTGAGAAGGCACGGTGCGGGTTGTCTGAGGCGCGGCTGCTTCGGTGCAGACGCGTGTCGAGGGCAGGGTGAGCATCATGACGAGAAAGAGGCGCTTCCGGAACAATAGATGCGGAACCACTGGTCGAGGTACAGTCGACCCTAGTCCTCGTATCGTCTGATAGCGCGTACATGGACCTAGCCCGATCTTCgggctcgagcttgttgttCTTCTCTGACTCGTCAGGGAGGGCGACCGACGAGTCGCCAGATGCCTTCTTTCCGTCAATGGTGAGGTGCTTCTCTACTTTCTTGAAGTCTGAGTCGTCGTCACCATTATCAGCCTCGTATTCAGCGAGGTGTCTTTGCTGCATGACCATGCTGCGATAGAGACCTCTTTCGGCACATGCCCTGCTCTGCATCAACGACTCGTGGTtgccttgctcgacgactCGTCCGTTCTTGAGCACGACAATGCTGTCAGCGTGCTCAATGGTGCTAAGACGATGGGCAATGAGGATGGTGGTCATGCCGcgctcttcctgctctcTCTGCAATGCAAGTTTGATCTTGCTCTCGGTGTCCGAGTCCAAGGCCGAGGTGCCTTCGTCCAGGCACAGCAGACGAGGCTCTCGAACAAGAGCGCGAGCGATGGCGACACGCTGACGCTGCCCTCCTGAGAGCAGACCAGTACGACCACCAGAAACGGGGGTGTCCATGCCTTGTGGAAGCCTGGAAACAAAGTGCCAGGCCTCTGCTTTCTGTAGGGCACGCATAACCTTGTTGCGGATAGCGGCAGTTCGAGCAGCATCATGTTCAGGTGCGCTTGGATCGCCGTCAACATCCGGAAGGTACTCCCATTCGGTGCCTGTGAGTCCGGTCGCAACGTTCTCAAAAACAGAGGCTGTGAAGAGCTGtgggtgctgctgcacgatAGCAATCTGCGATCGCAACCATCGAGTGTTGAGGTCGCGAACATCATGGCCAGCGAAACGAACCATGCCTGAGCCCTGAATCCGACCCTTGACGTCGGCACTAGGGACGGACTTTTCTGTGTCCTCGCTGACCGTCGAATTCTTCGCTGAGCGTTTTCTCGAGAAGAATGGGACCGACCTTTTCTTTTCGCTCGCCTGTCCTTCCGCAGCGTCGGCGGCTTTGTCGTCCCTGGCTGCGacctcatcatcggcatcgtgAGGATGAGGGATGTTGGCAGTCTCGGGGTCATACTCACGAAGCAAAAGGCTAGTGATGGTGGACTTGCCGGAGCCCGAGGGACCAACGAGGGCGGTGACCTTGCCAGGCTGGAAGAAGATGGAGACGTCCTTAAGACTGGCGACGTTGGCCCTGGAAGGATACGAGAAGGTGACATGATCAAGTTCGAAGCTCGGGGACCAACCTTTCGCCTCGGAAGCAGGAACGATGCCGTGTTCCTGGCGAATGTCGATTTTGGGCTCGCGCTCGATTGCCTTCCTGACTTGCTTGAGAGCAGTCCATGCATCAAAGATGCTAGCAATATGGGGCACGATGTTGGCGAGGGCGAACAACGAGTTGAAGTAGTTCCAAAAGGTAGTGAGCAGGTCGCCAACGAGAACATTGCCATTGACAACGTTGATGGCACCCCACCAGAAAGCAAGGGAGTAGGTGAGGTTGAGCATAAAGTAGACTGCACTGGTCTCGAGACCTCGGATCGCCGATTTGCGCATGCCAAGCTTTTCGAGCGGCTTGAGCATGACCCTGTCAAAGTGTCTAAGCAGCTGTGCATCCATTCCGAAAGACTGAACTACGCGGACCGAGCCGAGAACCTGTTCGAGGAAGGTAGAGGATCGAGCCTCGATACGGAGGGCGGGGGCTCCAACGACCTCGGTTGCTTTGCCAAGAACAGCAAAGATGATCATGGtgagaggaagaagagcaaaaAGGACACCGGCGACCCTGGGCGCTTTGGTGAAACCAACGATAgcggcgacgagcaaggtGGCACCGGACCAACAAAAGTAGCCGAGCTTTtcgccaaagccagcgCGGATGACCGAGATGTCCTTGCTGGCGCGATTTGCGATCTCACCAGCACCGTGGAGGTCAAAATGAGATGCATCCTGAGCCAAGACCGACGCGACGTAGGAGTGTCGGAGGCGCTGTGTGAGATCATGCGAGGCGGAGGAGAAGCACGTAAGGAAGAGCCAAGCTAAGAAGAATTCGCCGAAGCCGACAATTGTACAGACCCAGCCGATGTAGGAAGCAGCGTCGCGGATGGACTGTGGACTAGCTGCACTTGTCGTTACTCTGTTGGTATAAATACCGTAGAGCAGGTCGAGAGCGGGCATACCACATCCTGCCAAGAGCGCTGCAACGAAACCGATGGCATAGAGGACGCCTGGATGTCTTAAGAATGCGCGCGGTGCTGTGAAAGGGGACGGTACGGATGGGCAGAAGGAGAAGAGGTAGAAGAGTGTCGGAAGTTGAGTCCGATGAGATTCGAAAGGGAGTCGCGCAATGGCGCGAGAGGCGCCTTTGTTGTGTTGCATGGTCggcgctggctgctgctgctgctgctgctgttgatAACTCATGGCGTCGTTGATGGAAGCATCGGCGTGGGTAGCTGAGAGGTGAGAAATCTCGTGATGTTCCAAAGAGACTCTTTTCGGCTGCTCCTGAAAACGAGGTTGCAAGCCGAGAATTTAAGGAATTGAATCCCGAGATGTTCGGCAGCAACGTGGAGCTTCGCTCACCGAGAAGGGCTCGAGGCGGCAGAAGTGGTGCAGGCAAGGAGACCGATGGTGTGATGTTAAATGAGGGACAGACTCAACCTCGATGTGATCTCTTGCGGTGTCGGAAGCGAACCCTCGCGGATCGAGTCAAATGAAGCAGATAGAAGAATGGCGCAGCAATCGTGTATGCAGATACATGTGACAGCTTCAAGACTGTTAGTGGCAGTTCGGATGATCCGAGGGAGGTTGGAATAATTTGACTCTCTGGCTAGAACCATTTTATCCGTTTCCTGAAATGCTCAgagccattcgtgattcgattCCTGCACGCTCTAGTTACGAGTTGCAGGTGCGCTTTCCGCGGCAAAAACTGTTTCGACGTGTTCCTGCGACTTGGTTGGCGCAAAATTAcacacagtcgtgaatcacaaagTCAGTAACGAAATTTCGCCTGAACGCGTGAACCGCTAAAGGCGCTCTTGTCGGCTGCGATTCGCGGTTAATTTGTCGAAACGCGCTCTTAACTAGCTTGAATTTGGCGAGAGCGCGAATCGAGTCACACAATCGCCTGTTCTTGTGTATCATCAGCACGATAAGGGgctgcatcggcaagcTGTCTGAGAATGCATTCACCCGGAGCAGCTGTCATACACTGATATCGCAAATAGAATGTGTGGCGAATGTACAACAAAAGCACTTTTGAGGCGGGTGTTCACGGCCTGTTTGCCACCCGCGCTCGCGCTACTTCCGTCATCACCGCCCTACAATAACGGCGCGAGCCCTATCCAGTCACCTGATTCGGTCCTGCTTAACACCGTGTAGATGCTCCTGAGCATAGGCGTGCCCGCTACGGATGGCAGAAAAGGGTTTGTGGTTCCAACCAACAGACTCAGACAACCTGGCATCGTGGCATCATTGCTCTGCATCAAGATGTCCGAATCCTTGACGGGAATCCTTGTGCCATCCGACAAAATCATGTCTATGTCTAGTTTGGTATCGCACGGCATCGAATACACGATCGGTTCTGTTGTCGTTTTCTTCACATTGAGACCTGTCCGATTCATGATGGCATCCACTTGTGATGCAGGTAAcatcgagaccgacgaTCCGGTATCCACCAGCAAGTCCACGGAGTCGGTCGCTGCAGCGCCTGGAGCTGTCAGACTGCTGTCCGATAGCAGCCAACCATCGTCACTGTCTACGTTGATGTGTAATAGCTTGGGATACTTTTCGAAATCGTATCCGCCGATCTCCAATGTCGCCTGGATACCCAAGTCCAGCGCGATGGTCTGGATGAAAGAATTGTTCTCCTTGCTCAGGCTATCTAGCACCGGTTCTGGAGCCGCATTTACTCTTCGTCCGAGTCCAAAAAGGCCGTCGtgttcgagcttgctgtCCCTTTCAAATGTTTTGTTTGCGCCTCCGATCGTAGCCGTCTTTATCGTCATGTTTCCCAAGCTTACCATGTCGGTGTAAAGCGTCAGATCTATCTCGCCATCTCCATATGCTTCGTGATCACTACCTAGTTCCTTGCTCGTGGTCGACTTGGCGGGGTTGTACGTCTTTTTGACACCGACTCCAGGGCAGTCTTGTATTTTGCATGAAGCCTGCACCGCCCAAGTGAGCATCGAGCCTGTGTCGGCCGTCAAGTTAAAGAATTGAGCAGGCGTGCCTACGCCCACCTGAACGTTGTAGGTTTGACCAAGCATCTTGGGATATCCGCCCACAGCGTTGAGCGGTAGAATTGTGCCCCGCTGATGGACGGCAAGTGGAAAAGAAGGTGAAGCCAGCTTCAGACTCCCATAGATTCCACTACTCTTGGCAGCTCCATGCTTCTTGTTGTTTCCATACCATGTTTCATAGCGTGCTGCTAAATGGTCGCAGCCCGCCTTGATGTCTGCAACGTTGATTGTTGTCTGCTTGATATGCTCTGCGCGAGATAGTCCGAGGCTGATCAA
This genomic interval carries:
- a CDS encoding uncharacterized protein (related to secreted aspartic protease 2), with the translated sequence MSIDFGAISALLLLSLISLGLSRAEHIKQTTINVADIKAGCDHLAARYETWYGNNKKHGAAKSSGIYGSLKLASPSFPLAVHQRGTILPLNAVGGYPKMLGQTYNVQVGVGTPAQFFNLTADTGSMLTWAVQASCKIQDCPGVGVKKTYNPAKSTTSKELGSDHEAYGDGEIDLTLYTDMVSLGNMTIKTATIGGANKTFERDSKLEHDGLFGLGRRVNAAPEPVLDSLSKENNSFIQTIALDLGIQATLEIGGYDFEKYPKLLHINVDSDDGWLLSDSSLTAPGAAATDSVDLLVDTGSSVSMLPASQVDAIMNRTGLNVKKTTTEPIVYSMPCDTKLDIDMILSDGTRIPVKDSDILMQSNDATMPGCLSLLVGTTNPFLPSVAGTPMLRSIYTVLSRTESGDWIGLAPLL
- a CDS encoding uncharacterized protein (related to multidrug resistance protein 1), translated to MQHNKGASRAIARLPFESHRTQLPTLFYLFSFCPSVPSPFTAPRAFLRHPGVLYAIGFVAALLAGCGMPALDLLYGIYTNRVTTSAASPQSIRDAASYIGWVCTIVGFGEFFLAWLFLTCFSSASHDLTQRLRHSYVASVLAQDASHFDLHGAGEIANRASKDISVIRAGFGEKLGYFCWSGATLLVAAIVGFTKAPRVAGVLFALLPLTMIIFAVLGKATEVVGAPALRIEARSSTFLEQVLGSVRVVQSFGMDAQLLRHFDRVMLKPLEKLGMRKSAIRGLETSAVYFMLNLTYSLAFWWGAINVVNGNVLVGDLLTTFWNYFNSLFALANIVPHIASIFDAWTALKQVRKAIEREPKIDIRQEHGIVPASEAKGWSPSFELDHVTFSYPSRANVASLKDVSIFFQPGKVTALVGPSGSGKSTITSLLLREYDPETANIPHPHDADDEVAARDDKAADAAEGQASEKKRSVPFFSRKRSAKNSTVSEDTEKSVPSADVKGRIQGSGMVRFAGHDVRDLNTRWLRSQIAIVQQHPQLFTASVFENVATGLTGTEWEYLPDVDGDPSAPEHDAARTAAIRNKVMRALQKAEAWHFVSRLPQGMDTPVSGGRTGLLSGGQRQRVAIARALVREPRLLCLDEGTSALDSDTESKIKLALQREQEERGMTTILIAHRLSTIEHADSIVVLKNGRVVEQGNHESLMQSRACAERGLYRSMVMQQRHLAEYEADNGDDDSDFKKVEKHLTIDGKKASGDSSVALPDESEKNNKLEPEDRARSMYALSDDTRTRVDCTSTSGSASIVPEAPLSRHDAHPALDTRLHRSSRASDNPHRAFSGRTGTALGLHEPAQEATLGIKDAQLTVPSPAAAAQYVKADSEDAKSLPRDEGESGRRSKIERREEKRRLRKTFLRYVNDQKLWFCIGVVGAAATGASFPVAGWLTGNAVNSLSIEGDNARLQSETNRWALWFLTLALADLVIVLIGSFFLETASEHVMRKLKKDGFSSLIRQEIGFFDAEEHASGAMSAAVSSHPANVAAATGLVLAQVIIGIVNLIGSVILGLVLSWKTSVVCLAPVFVLFLSGWLNIAMLEKYEAVAQKPADRAASYVSENVDAIKTVAALGREAETMRIFDERARADPKRTGYLIFGAGGFAVSQAMVLLLSALVFYWGGTLLSKNEVSITALYASFEAVVIAAFSAGRLFTFVPDYGRASNSFKTISGWINRKPLVADQSGLPELDKSSRAKVLDGSYASGDITLSSIELRYPQRPNHPALKELSIIIPAGKSVAFCGTSGSGKSSILALLQRFYDPCQGSIEFGGVDVRQVPIHLLRQQMAYVSQDPILYEGTIRWNLSLGSNDPDSVTQEQIEKACEDAYILDFVRGLPNGFDTEIGFKGSQLSGGQKQRLCIARALLRDPKILLLDEATSALDADSEIQVQRALDRAALNRTTVTIAHRLSSLRKCDWIFVVEDGKIRESGTHADLIARGGRYRELMEQQL